One genomic region from Geitlerinema sp. PCC 9228 encodes:
- a CDS encoding LuxR family transcriptional regulator, translating into MKMLRVEDMSQTHDGLNWSKTAFDSYQMDKVCLDLSKNKNISLQEIVERFVDGLLIITDKQELVYLNERARRIFRKLNPNRHHVNEIPSEIWHLSQFILESYRRFPHQNWMMESQVFTQNSVAIRVRVQYIQRELCASSYLIVTVEDLYKPVEKIALAEAEKYGLTPREKEVWMLQKENYTYKQIASELYITPNTVKKHMKSIYCKRKAYLGIE; encoded by the coding sequence ATGAAAATGCTTAGGGTTGAGGATATGTCCCAAACGCATGATGGCTTAAATTGGTCAAAAACCGCATTTGATTCTTACCAGATGGACAAGGTATGTTTGGATCTATCCAAAAATAAAAATATTTCTTTACAAGAAATCGTGGAAAGATTTGTAGATGGCTTGTTGATTATCACGGATAAACAAGAATTGGTTTATCTGAATGAAAGAGCTCGTCGGATTTTCCGCAAACTCAACCCCAACAGGCATCATGTTAATGAAATCCCTTCAGAGATTTGGCATCTTTCTCAGTTTATTTTGGAAAGCTACCGTCGGTTTCCCCATCAAAATTGGATGATGGAATCCCAGGTTTTTACGCAAAATTCTGTAGCCATTCGGGTGCGCGTTCAGTACATTCAACGGGAGTTGTGCGCATCTTCCTATTTGATAGTGACAGTGGAGGATCTTTACAAGCCGGTTGAAAAAATAGCACTTGCAGAGGCGGAAAAATATGGGTTGACTCCTCGTGAGAAAGAGGTGTGGATGCTCCAAAAAGAAAATTATACTTACAAGCAAATTGCTTCGGAACTTTACATTACGCCGAATACAGTCAAAAAACACATGAAAAGTATTTATTGCAAGCGTAAGGCTTATTTGGGAATTGAGTGA